A genomic stretch from Vanrija pseudolonga chromosome 6, complete sequence includes:
- the U2af50 gene encoding Splicing factor U2AF subunit, translating to MDGYDALDAATASYTESRGGDDDRYRSHRDDRDRERRHRDDREDRHSHRDDRDRRDRDRDYGRDRDRERDRDRDRDYRRDDRDRYDRGDRYDRDRRRDRGEDRYDRGGDRSDPYAAPMRGSSPPRRRHDDRGDWRHGGDDYGGRGGGGGGGRGRRRDSPRRSPTPPGTLPLEARHVETSLWDIAPPQFEGISALEAKMTGMFTYGPGRVPPPLHLGLPSSFAAGMLNPLRQSKRLYIGGITETMTEDQLKTHFNNLMLENKIGAEEPGDPVQTVQVNTEKQYAFIEFRTGEEASAAMQFDGTMLGDVALRVKRPKDYVGIDPSLGFMGVGGDSNNKLFVGGLPTNLTSEQVMELLKSFGELRTFNLVKEGNGSVSKGFAFVEYLDPTVTDMAIQGLHGFQLGDRALVVQRAATTGRASAALPNVPGTAAFLAQSNILENADADAPLSQVMLMLNMVTADELYDDQEYGEILEDIRDECSKYGEVKGVRIPRPVPKSTKWEPSDSAAQTAEKNRKLDEENGVGRVYVMYADIPSAEKAMKALGGRQFGGRTILVASVSEEEFLGPAPPPPPSPPPAPEDEGGAPPPPPPPPPEEDLDKTAADALNDILG from the exons ATGGACGGTTACG ACGCTCTTGACGCAGCCACGGCGTCATACACAGAGTCGCGTGGAGGCGATGACG ACCGCTACCGCAGCCACCGCGACGACCGTGACAGGGAACGGCGCCACCGTGATGACCGCGAAGACAGGCACAGCCATCGCGATGatcgcgaccgccgcgaccggGACCGCGACTATGGACGAGACCGTGATCGCGAGCGAGACCGCGACCGTGACCGCGACtaccgccgcgacgacaggGACCGCTACGACCGCGGCGACAGGtacgaccgcgaccgcaGACGGGATCGCGGTGAGGACCGCTACGATCGTGGCGGCGACCGGTCAGACCCGTACGCTGCGCCGATGCGCGGCAGCTCCCCCCCTCGCAGGAGGCACGACGACCGTGGCGACTGGCGCCATGGTGGAGACGACTATGGAGgaagaggcggcggcggcggtggtggccgcggacgccggcgcgactCGCCCCGCCGTTCCCCTACACCCCCGGGCACTCTTCCTCTCGAGGCTCGTCACGTCGAGACCTCGCTCTGGGACATTGCCCCTCCCCAGTTTGAGGGTATCAGCGCTTTGGAAGCCAAGATGACTG GCATGTTCACCTACGGCCCCGGACGTGTCCCCCCGCCCTTACACCTCGGCCTGCCCTCGTCGTTTGCGGCTGGCATGCTCAACCCCCTGCGACAGAGCAAGCGGTTGTACATCGGTGGTATCACCGAGACGATGACTGAGGACCAGCTCAAGACCCACTTCAACAACCTCATGCTCGAGAACAAGATTGGCGCTGAAGAGCCGGGAGACCCCGTGCAAACCGTCCAGGTCAACACGGAGAAGCAGTACGCGTTCATCGAGTTCCGCACGGGAGAGGAGGCTTCGGCCGCCATGCAGTTTGACGGTACCatgctcggcgacgtggcGCTCCGGGTCAAGAGGCCCAAGGACTACGTCGGCATTGACCCCAGCCTTGGGTTCatgggcgtgggcggcgactCCAACAACAAGCTCTTTGTCGGCGGATTGCCTACCAACCTCACGAGCGAGCAGGTCATGGAGCTTCTCAAGTCGTTCGGCGAGCTCCGTACCTTCAACCTTGTCAAGGAAGGTAACGGCTCCGTGTCCAAGGGCTTTGCTTTCGTCGAGTACCTCGACCCGACTGTCACCGACATGGCAATCCAGGGTCTTCACGGCTTCCAGCTTGGTGACCGCGCCCTCGTTGTTCAGCGTGCAGCTACGACGGGTCGCGCtagcgccgcgctgcccaACGTTCCTGGAACCGCCGCGTTCCTCGCCCAGTCCAACATTCTTGAGaatgccgacgccgacgctccTCTCTCTCAGGTCATGCTCATGCTCAACATGGTTACTGCGGACGAGCTGTACGACGACCAGGAGTATGGAGAGATTCTTGAGGACATTCGCGACGAGTGCTCCAAGTATGGCGAGGTCAAGGGTGTGCGTATTCCCCGCCCCGTTCCCAAGAGCACCAAGTGGGAGCCGTCCGACAGCGCTGCCCAGACGGCCGAGAAGAaccgcaagctcgacgaggagaatGGTGTGGGCCGCGTGTATGTCATGTACGCCGACATTCCTTCCGCCGAAAAGGCAATGAAGGCGCTCGGTGGCCGTCAGTTTGGCGGCCGCACCATCCTCGTGgccagcgtcagcgaggaggagttcctcggccccgcgccaccacctcctcccagccCGCCTCCCGCACCAgaagacgagggcggcgctccccctcccccgcccccgccgcctccagaGGAGGACCTTGACAAGACTGCGGCCGATGCCTTGAACGACATCTTGGGTTAG